AGAGGCGCATACGCAGATTGTCGTTGAGAAGATTGTCCCAGGTGTGACCTATGGTGATGTTCTCGCAACGCAGGAACGAACCGTTGCGCAGGAAGTAATCACTCATGTACTGGGGCTGTGAGAAGTACACGTCATTGTCAACAACATTGCTGATACCGTAGGAGGAGTAGAGATTTGAGGTATTTATGTTGTTGGAAAGGACATTGTTGTACACATAATTGCCGATTGAGGCGCGGAAGTTGATACCGAAATCCCAGTTCTTGTAACGGAAATTGTTACCGAGAGTCATAGTCACTTTAGGATCGGGTGACTTATTGAGAATCTTGTCGGCATCATCGATCTGACCGTCGCCGTTCTGGTCGACATAGGCACCCTCGATGGGATTGCCAGCCTGGTCATATACCTGCTGATAGAGATAGAATGTGTTGGCGGCATGACCTACGGCATGAGCCTGAACCGTGTTGCCGTTGCCTCCGGCTATACCACCGGTACGGATGGTGGAGCCTTCATAAAGCTCTGTGATCTCGTTGTGGTTCCAGCCCACATTGTAGTTAACTGTCCATGTGAAATCGTCAGTGACAATGGGACGAGCCTGAACGTTGAACTCGATACCATAGTTGACGAGAGAACCGATGTTGCGGTTGAGCATATTGGTTGTGGATGAACCTGCCGGGATAGCCACAAAGCTGAGAAGGTCAGTGGTCTTGCGATAGTAGTAGTCAAGAGCCGCTGTGATGCGGTTGTTCATGAATCCCCAGTCCATACCTGCGTTCCAGGTAGTGGTTGACTCCCACTTAAGATCGGGATTGTAGCCCTGAAGGTACAGAGGAGCGACATATATGGGCCGACCGTTGGCATCGAGCTGTCCGGAAGGATAATAAGAGCCGGGCTGGGCAATGCTGTACTGCGGAAGGTAGTTGACTGTGCCGCCGACCTCCTGCTGACCGGTCACACCCCATCCGAGACGGAGTTTCCAGTCATTGAGCCATCCGCGGGCTGATTCCAGGAAATTCTCCTCGCTGATCCTCCAGGCAAGTCCCACCGAAGGGAACACGCCCCAACGGTTGTCCTTTGAGAAACGCGATGTGGCATCACCACGGACGGTGACTGTGAGAAGATAGCGGTCCATGAAGCCGTAGTTGACACGGCCGAAGAATGAAAGAAGCTGAAGATGGTTGCGCCAACGATAGTTGCCGTTGCCACTGTTAGGGTCCTGAACGTAGTTGGAGCCGATAGAGGATATGGTCTCGGGGTCTATATCCATCATGAATGAGCCGTTATTGTAAGATATGGTCTTGAAACCGGCAGTGGTGGGACGACCCTTTTCGGAAGAAGCACCCCAGTTACGTCCATGAGCGGAGAAACGCTGCCATGAGTAACCGGCTGTGACATCGAGCATCGACTTGATCGACTCGAAATCTTTCTTATAATTGAGATAGAAATCGAGAAGGGTGTTGCTCCGTGACTGGTAAGTGTAATCCTCATATCCGGCACCGTTCTTCTTGTGATTGAGCCATGCCTGGGGAGAGTTAGCCATCACTTCGTTGTATTCGTCGGTCTTCGATATATCATAGCCGAGGTTGAGGTTGGCATGAAGTTCGGGGAGGAAATGGAACGAGTAATCGAGCTGAAGGTTACCGTTGGAGCGCAACACTTCGGCGTGATTGTTGACATCCATAAGCTGTGCCACAGGGTTGACAGCCGAGTTGGGGTTGAGGACCACACTGTTGTCCTTATCGGATATGTTGTACCAGGATGTATAGCCGTTGAAAAGGTACTTCTGACCACTGTCGCCTGACAGACGATGGATATCGTAAACAGGCACGGTGGGATTGTAGGACAGAGCTCCGCCTATGGCTCCGGTGTTGGCAAACCGGTTATTGAAATAATAGCCCTTGGCATTAGCACTTACGCTCAGATGGTCGTTAAAGAACTTGGGATTGAGGTTGAAGCCGAATGTGAGACGATCCATCTTGGATGTCTTAAGAATACCATTACTATTGGTATAGGTGACTGAAACCCTGTAAGGAAGCATGCCAGCTGAACCACGCACACTTAGATTGTAGTCGGAGGAGACTGTGGTGCGCAGAACTTCGTCCTGCCAGTCGGTGTTGGCGTTGCCGAGGG
The sequence above is drawn from the Duncaniella freteri genome and encodes:
- a CDS encoding SusC/RagA family TonB-linked outer membrane protein; this encodes MSRKVWLAAILTLCFSFPALAQKITVSGTVIDPEGEPLIGASVLVRGETLGTATNIDGEYTISVPSDGALVFSYVGYATQEIPVNGQSVINVTMNVNSEVLGEVVAIGYGTVKKSDATGSVAVVKPDEIEAGLATSVQDMLVGQTPGVVVTTSGGPEGSGTIRIRGGSSLNASNDPLIVVDGVPLSNDGVQGMGNSLSMIAPDNIESMTILKDASATAIYGSRASNGVIIITTKKGIKGTPEVSFSANMYVNKAQKRWNVLDANSFRAMMTNVYGAGSNEVNALGNANTDWQDEVLRTTVSSDYNLSVRGSAGMLPYRVSVTYTNSNGILKTSKMDRLTFGFNLNPKFFNDHLSVSANAKGYYFNNRFANTGAIGGALSYNPTVPVYDIHRLSGDSGQKYLFNGYTSWYNISDKDNSVVLNPNSAVNPVAQLMDVNNHAEVLRSNGNLQLDYSFHFLPELHANLNLGYDISKTDEYNEVMANSPQAWLNHKKNGAGYEDYTYQSRSNTLLDFYLNYKKDFESIKSMLDVTAGYSWQRFSAHGRNWGASSEKGRPTTAGFKTISYNNGSFMMDIDPETISSIGSNYVQDPNSGNGNYRWRNHLQLLSFFGRVNYGFMDRYLLTVTVRGDATSRFSKDNRWGVFPSVGLAWRISEENFLESARGWLNDWKLRLGWGVTGQQEVGGTVNYLPQYSIAQPGSYYPSGQLDANGRPIYVAPLYLQGYNPDLKWESTTTWNAGMDWGFMNNRITAALDYYYRKTTDLLSFVAIPAGSSTTNMLNRNIGSLVNYGIEFNVQARPIVTDDFTWTVNYNVGWNHNEITELYEGSTIRTGGIAGGNGNTVQAHAVGHAANTFYLYQQVYDQAGNPIEGAYVDQNGDGQIDDADKILNKSPDPKVTMTLGNNFRYKNWDFGINFRASIGNYVYNNVLSNNINTSNLYSSYGISNVVDNDVYFSQPQYMSDYFLRNGSFLRCENITIGHTWDNLLNDNLRMRLFAGVQNPFIITKYKGIDPEVFGGIDNSVYPKAVIYTLGVVATF